The proteins below come from a single Burkholderiales bacterium genomic window:
- a CDS encoding ABC transporter ATP-binding protein yields the protein MLTIRELSKSYAGARPRNVLRRVNLDLARGEYIAIMGESGVGKSTLLNLIAGLDMPDSGTVSLAGTVLTQLDDTARTLLRRSRMGFVFQAFHLLPHLTVAQNVALPLVLNGSSSGESAVRVADMLSAVGLSRAANSYPRELSGGESQRIALARALVHKPVLLLADEPTGNLDSESAIQVLALIRDQVKREGGAGILVTHSAVAAATAERVYVLSSEGLQLYNR from the coding sequence ATGCTGACCATACGAGAACTTTCCAAGTCATACGCTGGCGCGCGGCCGCGCAATGTTCTGCGTCGCGTGAATCTCGATCTCGCCCGCGGCGAATATATCGCAATCATGGGCGAGTCCGGTGTTGGCAAGTCCACGTTGCTTAATCTCATTGCCGGACTGGATATGCCTGATAGTGGCACAGTATCTCTCGCTGGCACGGTACTCACGCAGTTGGACGATACTGCGCGCACGCTACTGCGGCGCAGCCGCATGGGATTCGTGTTTCAAGCATTCCACCTGTTGCCCCATCTCACCGTGGCACAGAACGTGGCGTTACCGCTCGTGCTCAATGGCAGTTCCAGCGGCGAAAGCGCCGTGCGCGTTGCCGACATGCTTTCCGCCGTTGGTTTGTCGCGAGCGGCGAACAGCTATCCGCGCGAGCTGTCTGGCGGTGAATCCCAGCGGATCGCCCTTGCGCGCGCGCTGGTGCACAAGCCTGTGCTTCTATTGGCCGACGAGCCCACTGGCAATCTCGATTCGGAGAGCGCAATTCAGGTGCTCGCCCTGATCCGAGACCAGGTGAAGCGCGAAGGCGGCGCAGGCATCCTGGTTACGCATTCCGCAGTGGCAGCAGCTACCGCGGAACGCGTCTATGTGCTTTCCTCGGAAGGCCTTCAACTTTATAACCGATGA